In bacterium, the DNA window GGCCGAAACGCACCTTGATGAGGCCCGGCCGCACCAGCCAGCTGCCGCGGTTTTTAAAACGATATAATCCGGACAGGCCGATGGGCACGATCGGCACCTCCGCCATTTTGGCGAAATGGAACGGCATTTTTTTAAATGTACTCAGCTCTCCAGTGCGCGTTCGCGTGCCTTCTGGCAGAATGATGACCGAGGTACCGTTTTTTATGATCTGCGCCGCCCGTTGCATGCTGGCCCAGGACGCCCGGGCGTTTTCGCGCGAGATGGGAATGTTGCCGATGGCGCGGAGGAACCACCCGACGATGGGCCAGTTGAATTGCTCCGCCGCTTGTAGGCCCCGGGCCAGGTTGGGAATATAACCGCCGAGCACCGGAATATCGAACAGGCTGACATGATTGGACATGAACAGATAGCCTTGGGCAGGATCCACGTGCTCCAATCCTTCGACGCGAACCCGGCCGCCGAACAGCCGCACCAATCCACGCAGCAGCGCGCGGCCAGGCCGATTGTAGATTCTGATCGGCAACACCACGGCCATCAGGGTGATGCTGAGCAGGGCCAACGCCGCCAGCGGCAGCCCGATCAGCCAGCGCAGGGCACTGGTGATATAGATCATGAGCGGTAATTCCTCGCCAATTCCATAAAGATCTCCACCTCGGTCTCGATCCGGGAACGCAATCCGTCGAAATAGAGTACGCGCAGCGGAAAGCCGTTCAGATCGCGGCTCACGCGCGGGTAGACCGCTTCGCATACGATACCATTCATACAGGTAAATGGACTGATGTCGATGACTCCACGGACGCCGTGGTGGTGATACCAAATGGCTTTGCCCAGACTGATCACCATCTCTCCGTGCGCCCCTTCCCGCGGCAGATAGGGACGGCTGAGGTCAAGGATCTCGGTGATATGGCCCGGCTCCGGGTATTTTTTAAAATGTTCCCGAAACGGCTGCAGCAGCCTGTGTTCATCCGCCGCCATGATCGAGCTCTTAATTTTTTCACCCAGCATGCTGAAGGAGTAACGCCGGCCGGTGCGGATGAGCCGTTTTTCCGCCTCATCGCTGGTGTACCAAACCCATTCGGAGACATCGGACATCCACACTTCTCCGCCGAACTTTTCCACGGTTCGCACCAACTGGTCGTTGCTGAATTCATCCAGGCGGCAGAAAATTTCGCCGACGATGCCGATGAGCAGCCGCGGCTGCGTGCGATCCTGAGCGATAGCGGAAAAATCGGCAAGAATAGTCTTCAGCGTAACGACCATTCGCTGCAACCGTTTCCGGTGGGAAACATGCGGCGTGGCGATGGCTTCGCAGAGCGAAGCAAGCGAGCGGCGATAGACCGCATCGCTGGCGCCCGGGTGCAACTCGTACGGCCGGGTGGCAAACAGCAATTTACGCAGGATATCCGAAGCCACCACCGCACGCCAGCCGGTGCGCACCAGTTCCCGCGCGTGTTCTCCGATGTCCGCATAGCCGTCAGTGCTGGAAGGTGAAAAGAGCAGCACCTCCTCTTCCCCCCGCTGCCTGAACACCTTGCGCAACAGGGGAAGATAATGGCCGAAACGGCAGGGTCCGTTGGAAGTCGGCATCATGACCGCGGTTTTCGCCGGCTCATACCCCGGCTGTTGGGTAATCTGCAGCAGACTCCCCAGGGTCACGGCTTCGGGCAGGCATTCATCGCCGGATAAATACTTTTTTGCCAGCTGATAGGTGGCCATGGTCGCCTCCGGCGCCGGCTGCGCCTGTACGCCGATGGAGCTGAAGGCGGCGGCCATGCAGGCGCTGCCCTCCAGAGACATTTGCGGAATGTACAGGGTTCTTCCGCTCAGGGGATCACGCATGCGATTTTCTCGAGTTTTTCAGTCCCTCTGCAGCCGGGCTCGCTGGCGGGCTGGAAACCATTGAACGGCTCGCGCCGGTCAAAATCCCTTTGCTCTGCAAAAAGGCTTCACACCGGGTCAGGGCGCCGGCATCGTTGCTGTGTTCGTCGAATTGCAGCGTGAGATACGGCGCGCCGACTGCATCGCGGACAAAATGCTTGATGTAGGAATCCGGGCCGCATTTGAAATTGGTGAGGTAGATCAAATGCAGGTCTTTCTGTTCAGCCATCCAGGCTGCGGTCTGGAGAATTTTGCGGCCGTAAT includes these proteins:
- a CDS encoding 1-acyl-sn-glycerol-3-phosphate acyltransferase yields the protein MIYITSALRWLIGLPLAALALLSITLMAVVLPIRIYNRPGRALLRGLVRLFGGRVRVEGLEHVDPAQGYLFMSNHVSLFDIPVLGGYIPNLARGLQAAEQFNWPIVGWFLRAIGNIPISRENARASWASMQRAAQIIKNGTSVIILPEGTRTRTGELSTFKKMPFHFAKMAEVPIVPIGLSGLYRFKNRGSWLVRPGLIKVRFG